The Streptomonospora litoralis genome window below encodes:
- a CDS encoding carbohydrate ABC transporter permease: protein MAQTAEAVRAETPPEPPPKGGSGPDGPRRRRTIPTPYLLIAPALVILTLVLVWPVVQMVWNSLHSYTIRNLLPNAPAPQWNDFGHYRRLLSDPEFWTILRNTVVVCVLMVGVTMVLGTLVGILLHKLPRWFSVTVSVGMMLAWATPAISASLVFRWLFLPERGLVNVALDRLPDWLVGSGWLNYNWFLEPLSLFSVLISVIVWQSFPFIAVSVLAGLKSIPYELYEAVRVDGAGGWRSFWSVTFPMLRPLFALLLVLQIIWDLRVFTQLYILANSFQNKEIYLLSYYIYQQGFSASPANYGMGSAIAVVMTLMILGVTAYYLRIMIRQGETR from the coding sequence ATGGCACAGACCGCCGAAGCCGTGCGGGCCGAGACCCCGCCGGAACCGCCGCCCAAGGGCGGCAGCGGACCAGACGGCCCGCGCCGCCGCCGCACGATCCCCACGCCCTACCTGCTCATCGCCCCGGCGCTGGTCATCCTCACGCTGGTGCTGGTGTGGCCGGTGGTGCAGATGGTGTGGAACTCCCTGCACTCCTACACGATCCGGAACCTGCTGCCCAACGCCCCGGCACCGCAGTGGAACGACTTCGGCCACTACCGCCGACTGCTGAGCGACCCGGAGTTCTGGACCATCCTGCGCAACACCGTGGTGGTGTGCGTGCTGATGGTCGGGGTCACCATGGTGCTGGGCACCCTGGTGGGAATCCTGCTGCACAAGCTGCCGCGCTGGTTCTCGGTCACGGTGTCGGTGGGCATGATGCTGGCCTGGGCCACCCCCGCCATCAGCGCCTCTCTGGTCTTCCGGTGGCTGTTCCTGCCCGAACGCGGCCTGGTCAACGTGGCGCTGGACCGCCTGCCGGACTGGCTCGTGGGCTCGGGCTGGCTGAACTACAACTGGTTCCTGGAACCGCTGTCGCTGTTCAGCGTACTGATCTCGGTGATCGTGTGGCAGTCGTTCCCGTTCATCGCCGTCTCGGTGCTGGCCGGGCTCAAGAGCATCCCCTACGAGCTCTACGAGGCCGTCCGCGTCGACGGCGCCGGCGGCTGGCGCTCGTTCTGGAGCGTCACCTTCCCGATGCTGCGCCCGCTGTTCGCGCTGCTGCTGGTGCTGCAGATCATCTGGGACCTGCGGGTGTTCACCCAGCTCTACATCCTGGCGAACAGCTTCCAGAACAAAGAGATCTACCTGCTCTCGTATTACATCTACCAGCAGGGCTTCTCGGCCAGCCCGGCCAACTACGGCATGGGCTCGGCGATCGCCGTGGTGATGACCCTGATGATCCTCGGTGTCACCGCCTACTACCTGCGCATCATGATCCGCCAGGGGGAGACCCGATGA
- a CDS encoding extracellular solute-binding protein: protein MRSLKTAALSTAVLLAATACGGGESESGSSEAPGSLTVWVMGTAQDPIEKYFDNVEKRYQQDYPDTKVEVEFIPWPDAQQSINNALAGGDAPDVLEVGNDQVANWASQGAIMDITSRTESWDAVADMDQAAVDYGKYDGSQYGIPWFSGVRTLYYRADWLEGLGMEAPTTWDELVEVAKAIEEEHGVPGFAAPTDFTNGIASFIWSNGGEIAVQQGGEWQGQLTSAETQEAIEFYAGLTTEEKVSPQSYVGENELVPLADMANGEVGMYIDGGWALTSMEEQASDPAVLDEIMAAPIPGADGIAPAFAGGSALTLFSTTEHPDAAFDLLKVMGDKEGGKGYADAAGYFPAYPEMLDNEEYQSDPLTAAAAEQMKKTKFFPSTPNWNAADQDGKIIPGAVLEIVKGGDPDKVLEEANKELTETLNKPVA, encoded by the coding sequence ATGAGATCCCTGAAAACCGCAGCCCTGTCCACGGCGGTGCTGCTCGCCGCCACCGCCTGCGGCGGAGGCGAATCCGAAAGCGGCTCCTCCGAGGCGCCCGGCAGCCTGACCGTGTGGGTCATGGGCACCGCTCAGGACCCCATCGAGAAGTACTTCGACAACGTCGAGAAGCGGTACCAGCAGGACTACCCCGACACCAAGGTCGAGGTCGAGTTCATCCCCTGGCCCGACGCCCAGCAGTCCATCAACAACGCGCTGGCCGGCGGCGACGCCCCGGACGTGCTGGAGGTCGGCAACGACCAGGTCGCCAACTGGGCCTCCCAGGGCGCCATCATGGACATCACCTCCCGCACCGAGTCGTGGGACGCGGTGGCCGACATGGACCAGGCCGCGGTCGACTACGGCAAGTACGACGGGTCCCAGTACGGCATCCCGTGGTTCTCCGGCGTGCGCACGCTCTACTACCGCGCGGACTGGCTGGAAGGGCTCGGCATGGAGGCGCCCACGACCTGGGACGAGCTGGTCGAGGTCGCCAAGGCCATCGAGGAGGAGCACGGCGTCCCCGGCTTCGCCGCGCCCACCGACTTCACCAACGGCATCGCCAGCTTCATCTGGAGCAACGGCGGCGAGATCGCCGTCCAGCAGGGAGGCGAATGGCAGGGGCAGCTGACCTCCGCCGAGACGCAGGAGGCCATCGAGTTCTACGCCGGGCTGACCACCGAGGAGAAGGTCTCCCCGCAGTCCTACGTGGGTGAGAACGAACTGGTCCCGCTGGCCGACATGGCCAACGGCGAGGTCGGCATGTACATCGACGGCGGCTGGGCGCTGACCTCCATGGAGGAGCAGGCCTCGGACCCGGCGGTGCTCGACGAGATCATGGCCGCGCCGATCCCCGGCGCCGACGGCATCGCCCCCGCCTTCGCCGGCGGGTCGGCGCTGACGCTGTTCTCCACCACCGAGCACCCCGACGCCGCGTTCGACCTGCTCAAGGTCATGGGCGACAAGGAGGGCGGCAAGGGCTACGCCGACGCGGCGGGCTACTTCCCGGCCTACCCGGAGATGCTCGACAACGAGGAATACCAGTCCGACCCGCTCACCGCGGCCGCCGCCGAGCAGATGAAGAAGACCAAGTTCTTCCCGAGCACGCCGAACTGGAACGCCGCCGACCAGGACGGCAAGATCATCCCGGGCGCCGTGCTGGAGATCGTCAAGGGCGGGGATCCCGACAAGGTGCTGGAAGAGGCGAACAAGGAACTGACCGAGACCTTGAACAAGCCGGTCGCCTGA
- a CDS encoding ROK family transcriptional regulator, producing the protein MSRRPGTPRLLRQLNDRAALELLLASGPLTRTQLGAETGLSKVTASQLLARLEERQLVHVVGSQAGGRGPNAALYAVVPSSAYALALDIRAAEVTGALSDITGQVVGEFTLDPSDTGDPVEQVRRAVMRLLQTCEVPLDRLSACTIGTPGVVDPRTGDVRFSFDLHTWLEGAFQALRTDLGPVVRIENDVNLAALAEHAEGSAEDVSDFVLIWLGGGGGVGMAIMLNDRIHWGVTGGAGEIGYLPVPGAPLPGDVGLPGGYQSLRRTPEHPNIAHGFQALVGAQEIRALGESHGFTGKTVGDILTAAAEAGPAGDALLDELAERIARGVAAVCVVLDPGLVVLGGEVAESGGDDLAHRVARAADRIGPNAPHVSVGRVQSPVLRGALLWALQHAREDVFDSTVE; encoded by the coding sequence ATGTCTCGACGTCCGGGAACTCCGCGCCTGCTGCGCCAACTCAACGACCGGGCCGCGCTGGAGCTCCTGCTGGCGTCGGGTCCGCTGACACGCACCCAGCTCGGCGCCGAAACCGGCCTGTCCAAGGTCACCGCCTCGCAGCTGCTCGCCCGGCTGGAGGAACGCCAGCTCGTGCACGTGGTCGGCAGCCAAGCCGGCGGACGCGGACCCAACGCCGCCCTCTACGCCGTCGTCCCCTCAAGCGCCTACGCCCTCGCCCTCGACATCCGCGCCGCCGAAGTCACCGGGGCCCTCTCCGACATCACCGGCCAGGTCGTCGGCGAGTTCACCCTCGACCCCTCCGACACCGGCGACCCCGTCGAACAGGTCCGCCGCGCCGTCATGCGGCTGCTGCAGACCTGCGAGGTCCCCCTCGACCGCCTCAGCGCCTGCACCATCGGCACCCCCGGCGTCGTCGACCCCCGCACCGGCGACGTGCGCTTCTCCTTCGACCTGCACACCTGGCTGGAAGGCGCCTTCCAAGCGCTGCGCACCGACCTGGGGCCCGTCGTCCGCATCGAGAACGACGTCAACCTCGCCGCCCTCGCCGAACACGCCGAAGGATCCGCCGAAGACGTCTCCGACTTCGTCCTCATCTGGCTCGGCGGAGGCGGCGGCGTCGGCATGGCGATCATGCTCAACGACCGCATCCACTGGGGCGTCACCGGCGGCGCAGGCGAAATCGGCTACCTGCCCGTCCCCGGCGCCCCGCTCCCCGGCGACGTCGGCCTGCCCGGCGGCTACCAGTCCCTGCGCCGCACACCCGAACACCCCAACATCGCCCACGGCTTCCAAGCCCTCGTCGGAGCCCAGGAGATCCGCGCCCTCGGCGAATCCCACGGATTCACCGGCAAAACCGTCGGCGATATCCTCACCGCCGCCGCGGAAGCCGGACCCGCCGGCGACGCCCTCCTCGACGAACTCGCCGAACGCATCGCCCGCGGCGTCGCCGCCGTGTGCGTCGTCCTCGACCCCGGCCTCGTCGTCCTCGGCGGCGAAGTCGCCGAAAGCGGCGGCGACGACCTCGCCCACCGCGTCGCCCGCGCCGCCGACCGCATCGGACCCAACGCCCCCCACGTCAGCGTCGGCCGCGTCCAGTCGCCCGTACTGCGCGGGGCCCTGCTGTGGGCGCTACAGCACGCGAGGGAGGACGTCTTCGACTCCACGGTGGAGTGA
- a CDS encoding GNAT family N-acetyltransferase: protein MSATPDAGIRLMCASDAEALVEVSRAAEALFAEVGLALPPDDPREMLAAACWVLVAAGPVRGFAAVGVLDGAAHLEELAVHPDHGRRGVGGALLEAACGRARAEGFAAMTLTTFRDVAWNAPWYARRGFAQLAPNAWGPELREQWTREEAAGIAVAPRIAMRRRFGGLGPSGG, encoded by the coding sequence ATGTCTGCTACTCCGGATGCCGGGATCAGGTTGATGTGTGCGTCCGATGCGGAGGCGCTGGTGGAGGTGAGCCGGGCAGCTGAGGCGCTGTTCGCCGAGGTGGGGCTGGCGCTGCCGCCGGATGATCCGCGCGAGATGCTGGCGGCTGCGTGCTGGGTGCTGGTGGCGGCCGGTCCGGTGCGGGGGTTCGCTGCGGTGGGCGTGCTGGACGGGGCGGCGCATCTGGAGGAGTTGGCGGTGCATCCCGACCATGGGCGGCGAGGTGTGGGCGGGGCGCTGCTGGAGGCCGCCTGCGGTCGGGCCCGCGCCGAGGGCTTCGCGGCGATGACGCTGACGACTTTCCGCGATGTGGCGTGGAACGCGCCGTGGTACGCGCGGCGGGGGTTCGCCCAGTTGGCTCCGAATGCCTGGGGGCCCGAACTGCGGGAGCAGTGGACGCGAGAGGAGGCGGCGGGCATCGCGGTGGCGCCGCGGATCGCGATGCGCCGCCGATTCGGCGGGCTGGGGCCCTCGGGTGGCTGA